The genomic interval CGATttgcgaagagagagagagcggaattgcaccatatatgGCAGTGGCCGGAAATGGGTGACGGTCGTAGTTAGGGGAAATTCTGATAACTTAGTAGCCAGTGTGTTATGTCTAGCCTTTCAGACTATCATTACGTCAAAGTAACCTACAACAAATTCGTCAACAATACATTTTCATCACTTCTCAATATCTGAGAAGGGAAATtgaagttattttattttaggtttAAGTCTTAATTTGCATTTGATGCTAATCTCTCTTTATTTAAGCGTGTCTGTCAAATAGAAAacgaattaaaaaaattaatataagtCGGCTTGCTGTTTGTGAAATAATAATCTTTAAAGAtagccttttatttatttatcattacacGTATATAGCGCGGTCCTTTACCGCCACCCAAAGACGCTTTAAAATCAACACTGTACACAACTCCATACCAACattaaatccacacacactggcgagaagtggCCACCAAACACGGACAGCGTAATCTCagccaggaacgaccgtccacctggagggaTTCACCTAGGACAGAGTGCAAAATAAACATatctcacagacattcattcacaaacaccagggcagttattagagaagccaattcacatAACCTccgtgtttctggactgtggggggaccccggaggaaacccacgcagacacggggtgAACACGGAAACCCAAGCTCAAAAACGCTGAGAGGGGGGCGTGCTAACCAATAGCCACTGTGTCGTCTTGCTGTTTACCATATAAGAACCTTTAAAGTTAATCGATAGAGAAAAGCACTTCAGTGTGTTCATTCCTCACCCAGGTCAAGTTGTTCTTTTCATGCCAACAGACATTAGGCAGCAGACGGAGCGAGAATGTTTTTACATGTGATCATCCATCCAGTATGTGTTTCAGGCGCCATGAAGATTAAATGAAAGAATCTGAAAATGAAGGTCTTTAACTTTTAATCCTTTTACAAAGACCCTTCAGACAGTCTGAGGACGGATGGCGtctctgaaaaaaaagagaaacccaaAGTCACTGATCCACTCCCTCTTGGGCGTAAGAATTAACATCATCGGGCTCCAACTGTCCTTCATTTCAGAGTTAACGTTTACTCAGACCGAGCCTGTGTCACTCTCCTGAATCAGTTAAACGGCGGCGACACGGCATCGCATTTGTAGAATATCGCGAGATAAAACGAAGTTTGAAGCcgcttattttaaataaagaacaTCAGAAAAGAACGACCTGTGGGGTATCCCACAATGCAGTATTGCTCAGATTTAGTTATGTATAAGTCTCAAGATGTGTATCAATATGTGTGCATTATGAAAAGTGCTGGAGGGCATTTATATTGAAAAttcttcaaatttgtaaaattgCTTTCTGGACCATTCCATAAAAAaattctcagtttagccagataacttcaACTGTCTCCAGTATCCTACGAAAAGAGCTGAACGACATTCCAattggacagtcctcaactCTTGGTTTAGTTGTCTATCTGCTCATAAATCTTGTGGCTGTTCTACAAAGCAGGACGTCATCGTTAGCTATTACTTAAGCTAAGATTTGAAGGCTTTCCAATTGGAAACGAAGCTAGATTTATCTGGTTAAACTGAGAGCTCCTGCTTTGTAGTGTACCCCTCTGGCTTGTGTTTAGAAACAAGCCTCACTTAACGTTTTCAGGCAAATATCTGAAAGAAGGAAAAAGGAAAGTGTCTTCTTTATACACATTGTGTATTTCCACTTCTACCAAACTGTagttcacagtcacacacaacacacattacattgataagaaataaacaatagaaacaaaacataaaatgtcCTTTTAGTGGTTTTATTTCAAAAGACTTTGGACTACAaggaaataaagaataaatagaCGTTTCTCTTAACTTACAGAATGAGTCATGAGTTAACTCCGTTGTCCCATTTTTTGTTCACAGCACAACGAGCTGCAGAAATTACACTGTAATCTATAGCTTTATTTCATTTGAGGTCTATAAAAGTAacatatatatttctttctttatatattttttttccgaATAATGGAAAAAGCTTGGAACTCCTTCAAATAAACGCACTTTAATGCGAAAAGTTTTCACCATAAATACCTACATTACAACCAAAGTATGCTCAGCAAATACAGTAGACGCTGGTTAAATGTAATACTGACCTCTTTACgagttataaaaaaataaaataataatattttacagtCGTCTGCAAAAGTTTGTTTGCCCTTGTCAAAGCACGTGTTTTGTCCATTTTGGAGGCTAAGCGCTAAGTGATCGTATGATACACATTCACTACAGGGATCATGCAAAGTTACTGTGAATTTAACTTTAACtgggaacaaaaaaattaaataataaataaaatgcacccctcaccaccacacacacacacacacatacacacacacacacacacacacaaataggtACCATTGGCCAAATTGGTAGTAGATTCCCTGTAGATGCTATGCACAACAAAACGTGTAAGCTAATTGACCAGGGGTTATGAAACCTATGCATACGGCTGTAACAAGAATAAAATTATACAAATGACACCACATATACATAGCATGAACATTCTTACACCGGACAGGACAGTGCATGTGAGAATTATAAAACAATGGGTTTAGCTGTCCACTCTCAGAGAAGGGACCTCAGGGGCCAGGCTACTGTCACTGGGGTGGTCACCATATTGTCTCTGGTGTGGTAACCACAAGGGTACGTCTTGATTACCTTAGTTAGCACATTATCGTGCCGTATTCCGCTGAAGATACTGAGGATACATTGACTTCAACCCCCCTGACTTGACTCCAGACGCTTTTTAGTCAAGTTATGAAGAGGTACAAGATGTGATGCCTTTAGTAAAGTCACTTATAACTGAATCTTAAGGATTGTGGGGGTCCtttgaaggtacatttacagttgtttgcaaaagtttggacacatctagTCCAATTACATGCTTTATAGATTTTCTAAGTGAAGATGAGTCAACACACCCTTCTGGGAATTAGCACTTAAAATATGCCATACCAtttgcacaggccacatttggttgtatacatatttatacatgCTCAGTTCAGCAAATGGACTGCAGCTGTGAATTCGACTGTGCCGAAGTGTGATCCAGAAGCTATTCTCACTTAGAAAATCTTTCAGCAGCATCGTCCAAACTCTTTAGCATATGACTGTCGGAGGACAGAATTGTACTTGTGCAGCGCCCCCTGACTATGGTTTGTTATTTAGCTTTCGGCCAGCGCACGTGCTCAGGTGGGGCACGAGCACTTGCACTCAGAGATGACGGGGTACTGCACGGGGATCCACGTGCACCGCAGCCCAGCCGACGACGCTGCAGTCTTTCGCGGGACGCAGCGCCAGCGTAGGATGGTGAAATGCGCGGACTTGGCGGGTCTGCAGAGCATGCCCTCGGGCACCGAGCAAGACCTTTTGCTCGCGCAGCTGCCCACCTTGACGTAACGCGGCCAGAAACGGCTTCCCAGATCCTGCCACGCGTACAGAACGGGACAGAACGTGTAAGACCACAGCCACAGCTGCAGTCGCCGCCGCGTCTTCTTGCTCGGCTTCTTCCAGCCGGCCAGTTCGAGGTCGAGCGCGCGGAGCTCGCGGGGCATGGGTCCGGGTGGGCGCGCTCGTGAAGCGTCCGTTTCTGCCCCCAGCGCCGTCCCCGCCTCCTCATCCGGCGCTGAAACAGCCATGAACTGCGCGTCAAAGTGCGAGCCCAGCATGGCGCGCAGCTCCGTCTCGTTCAGGTCTCTCTCCTTAGGGTCCAGCACAGGGTCGGGGTCCTCCTTCAGCTCCACCACGGGCAGACTGTCGCTGGGAATAGGCCTTAGGAGCAAGTAGTGCTGGCACGCGCCCTCCTCTATCCGCGAGCCCAAGGAGAACAGGAGCACGCAGAGGGACGCGAAGTGGAGCGCAGTATCCATTGTGGACTAGTTCTAGTGTCTATGTGTTCTCTGTAAGCAGTAACGAAGTTTAATCCTCATCCACAGCTTGTCCCTGGAGTCGTCTTGGCGCTAGCTCATGGGGCTCCGGGAATCTCCTTCTCTCGCGAGTAGTCGTGCCGCGCGCTGCTGAGCTCCTGGGCGAGGCCGAATCTTTAGGCTTGGAAGCAGCAGCGGCATGGCAGCGTCGCAGCAGGCCTCGGTACCGGAGCGCGCTCACGCTCGTGGCCTCTCAGCGGCGGCGGACTCGGATGATAGTGATACTGATGCTGGTGCTGGCGATGGTGATGTTGCGTGCGCGTGCGCGCGCGGGCACCCGACGCTCTGCATGCTCTTCTCCTCGCGCTCTGTCTCCGAaactgaaaagtgtgtgtgtgtgtaagagagagacgCTCCGTCTGATTTATCCCGCGGCTGGGACGGGAGCCCGCGCGCTCAGGGGTCGGGGCGcctttctcctcctccctctgttTTTGGGGGAGGAGTGCTGCGAGAGGTGGGGGTCTTGGTTTCCCTCAGCCCACCTTCAGTTTGTTTTCTTATTCTATTAATGGAGTTATTAAAGTTTGTGACATTTGGCACGTTAGGTTAATTGCTTTGTAAAATGCTGATTTTGTTCAGCATCGATATTAGCACAGCATAttgtttgattgtttgattTCCTTTATGTCTTGTTTACGTCTACAAGTAAACAATTaaccgttgattcaacgttgaaataacgcaatgattgccgtctaatcaacgtactcttaaggttgaaaatgaaagttgaaaagacgtccaaacacagacattgaaaagacaacttttagacgtattttggacgtccattgacgtgattaattggtcccgatataaattacttgtataaaacgcgttttggaagtccactgacgttatcgattggtcaccacttaactaacttattaagatggattttggacgtccattgacgtttaaaatatgtccttgacgcacagactacttttagacctattttgaacgtccagggaagttccttgtttactgggtatattctattttttatatagaatatataaaaacatttttttctgtcctgTTCTGTTTTATTCCCATGTTTTCCATTAGTTTTCTTTCTTACTCCAGGTTCTACTTGTTTAGATTATACACCTGTATTCTACTTTCCCTGCCCAGGCTACATTCTCCAAGTTCCCTATCTTTTTCCCAGTCGTTTTCCATAGCCTTTTTTGTCATTTCACCACCCGTATTTCGCTTTTTTGCTGAAGGCAGGGCTTTGTGAAATTCAGAATCAGCTGCATCACCTGTCAGTAAGACAACAGCAGAGTGGACGAAGCTCAGACTTAGACACAGGGCATAATGACATGCTGTCATCCCCCCTCCCCCTGCCTCCACAGATAAATGGAGGACCAGacctaattaaaataattttacaattcAAGTTTGTTTCAAAGTACCTCAAAATCTAATTCAACAAGCAGGTGTTGCACTACTGTGATCCACTGACTGGAAATCTATTAAGAGGGCTTAGACCTGCATGTGGTTTAGGAAGTGTTGGTAAGTGTATGAAAGGGCTTGTGAGCAGCAGCTATCAGCGCCAGTGTGGAAGAAGCAGGGTTAAAAAGCCAGAGTGTTTGGAGTTCCACTGAACGCTGTTTCCGATATTCCTGTATTCCTCTTTAATGTTTAAATTGACCTTGGAGTAATTTTCTGGGCTAATACTGTGCAGTATGTGTCCGGCGCCAGTAGGATGTGAGTTCTTGCTCGAGACAAAGGAAATGGGGTGAAATTATGTTTTCAAGATAAGAGTGCCAACCGACTGTAGTGACAGGGGGGACTAGCAGCTTTTGGAAATGAGTCATCCCAAGGGTACAAGCACAAAGTGTTCTACACTGGAAAAGCGCAGTCTGTCAGTGGACAAAGAAACATCTCTGTATTAATTGGTCTTGTAGGCAAATCAATAGATACAAGAGAAATGAAGCAATGTTGGAAACGTTCAGAAGTGCGGTGTTAGGAATGGGTTTCCAGGTCTCATTTATAACTCTAGGATTCTGTGGAACAAATCTGCctttgtgtgtacacacacacacacatatacattgtattttatatatatatatatagtactggTTCTACCCAAGAGTGCCGCAGTCTGTCCTTGCCTAGGTGGTATTGGCTCATGTTCATTTTTGGTGAGGATCTCACATTGCGTCATTCGACTCTCGATTCATAGATCATACTCCTGATAGTTGCAGTTGGCAAAGTTTGCTCCCCAATGTATACACACTCTTCTTTTTCCATTCTCTCACAGTCAGATCCATATGTTTTGAATCATCTCATCGGCAGGCCTATTTGTCCTTTGATTTTAATGGAAATAAGGCTAAGGGAATGCTGCCTGAAATGTGACCATCAATAGatctcacacacagtgtgctCCGTATACACAAAGTCCTCTTAATCTTAATGATGGATCAAAGGCCCTCCCAGGTTGAAGCACAAATATTCTCGATTCTTTCATGACCCAGCtagataaaaatgtaatttgtttttgtttaattcttCATGAAGACCTTTGATGATCTAACAGGAGAGCAATTTGAACGCTCGATTTAAAAGCTACGGTTTCACTGTAGCTAGCTTAGGGTCACTTCTGtcttaaacacaaacatacacacagactctCTCCCTTCTAACAACCTCCCGTCTTCACTGGATTCTGGAGAACCGACGTATTTTCCACCTGATATCATTGTGCCCTTCAGGTGTAGGTGTCATTCACAGTCTGGCGGAAATACTGTAAACTGTGATTAGTTTATACAAGGaatgtttttgttaaatgtaTACGTCAGCACAGCTAATTTATTTGTGTGGGTGTTCATATATATTCTCCACACTCCTGAGCTGCGTGAatatcagagaccacccttcatctATTCatcaaaaaaaactaataaataatagaatatttaaagaaaaagagaaacttTACCATGCTTCAACACGTCACAGCTGTCACCACTTCAATAAAACAGCTCTAAAAGATTTTTGCCTTTGAACCAGGAGAATATCAAACTCCACACTCGAATAAGATCTGAAAAattctgaaataaaaaacaggTGTTTGAGGGCATCCTTCCGCTGTGAGATGAAAACGTACACTCTAATTTGTCTGGGTTGTTGTGTAGCTTGCAAGAAGCTGTAACTGAGATGCTGCAACAGACAAAAATATACTTTGCAGACCAAGCAAAGCAGCTTTGGTTCACTGGTCATTATGGCGCCAAATCATTAAATGTGTTTGGACTTAATTATATAGTGAGAACAAGAACATACAACCGTCTTCGAAGAGTTAACTTTCAGGATGTGGAAAAAACAATCctgtatatttttttgaaaaactggacatccatccattcatcatctgtaagcgcttacccagttcagggtcacggtgggtcctgagcctacctggaatcattgggcgcaaggcgggaatacaccctggagggggcgccagtccttcacagggcaacacacacacacacacacacctacgtacacttttgattcgccaatccacctaccaacgtgtgtttttggactgtgggaggaaaccagagcacccagaggaaacccacgcggacacagggagaacacaccaattcctaaactggacatgagactcctaaaaagagaacagagcttGCGGTATATGCAAAGAGTGTATACTTAATTTTGACAGTAAATGAACTAAAGTGTGTTCCCTgcacagagctgtgtgttttATAACCTTGTTCAAATTAAGTGTAATCATTCGAACACTGAACATTTCATTACATATCTACACTGGAATGTTTATTTTAGTTCATAAACACATCTGCCACACGGCCAGATTCAGGTGCATTGCAAAAGCAAACATAACAATAGAAACAGGGATGACATGAGACAATAACTGTCAAAAATACAATACCGAAATATATTATTTGGATCAATAAATGCATAATGCAAAAATATACAGATATGATGCTCTTGAGTTGTTTTGGCTTGCTGTGTGCACAGTATAAAGGTATCATGACAAATACTTATAATTTAACAATAATACCTTACGTGGAACAACAGCTGGTCAGACTATAGTGACTAAACCAGATTATTCACATTGAACCTTATTTAAAATCCTCATTCGTGAGGGAACAGGCAGAACATACACTATAAGGGCCATGGCGTGACCCCAAACACACAGGAATAATAAAGTAGTGCATTTTATCATTAGCTCCTGACATCACTGTACAGAACACAGGAGGATGAACATTTTCATCATCTTTAAAAGGAGATAAGTCCAGTACAAACATATTTTGAAGAACAACTGTGCAAAGACATTTTTAATACACTGCAACATCAACAAGTCATAACATTGCAACAGACAAATTCACAATGTTGCTCACGTAAGCTGCCCTTGTTGCCTTTTTTCTCCTGACAGCAGTTTGGACTCCAAAGACTTCAGTGGTGAGTGTCCAGTCTCTTGCATACacaaactgtcattttattgaACCTCTGTGGGATTGCCTTCAGGAGCTGGATTTGGTCTACACTTACAAAGAGATACAGCCCTGCGCTCAGTGCAGCACTTCTTTACTACATTTCTCCAGACTACATGGTTTATGTACACTTAAAATCTCTATGGCTTTGCTGACAAGAGCTGTCAGTATGTTCATCATTTAGTGTCCACTGAACTTAATCATAAATATCCTTCAAATAAAGTGGTGTATACCCTTCATATATAAAGTGGTACAAATTTGCAGTGCCTAAGGGGGGGAAAGGAGGCATCATTTTGGAGGGCAAATAAGTATTTTAAAAAAGCGAGCTATCTATTAATTTCACCTGCATTCATCATGCACAGGATGCAAACAAATCTCATAATTGCACATGTTTTTTATGGTCATTCAAAGAACACAAGTGGTTTCCAATTGTTCAAATGCCAGCCATTATCAGCAGAATGAGGACAGAGGGACCACAAGTTTGataagcacacaaacacaaataatccTAAAGAGGTAAACATCATAAAACTCAAGGTGTTTGCTATGAAAAgacctgtttttttctttagtaaAATTCATAGTTGCTTTAAACCTGCAAGCAATGGTTCATTTAAGCACACGTTACTGCCACCTTGGCCAAGATTTTTAGTATTCCtaataaatgtacatttccAGTGGTAAAAGCAGACCACAAAGCTAGACCCAAGAATAtgaattgttattattttctgcaAGGTGATAAGATAAAGGCGAGTGGAAACTGTCAAACAATAGTGAACCTTGTAGCAGAGGTAAGAGCACTACACTACAAGTGCTTTGAACAATTACTGGTTTAAGAGGGCCGAGCAGGGGTATACAGTTTACCTCAAATTTCTACCAATTGAatgtaaaaagacataaaagtACTACTTTTCACCTATGATACCAGTCTATGCAGAGGCAGTTTCAAGTTCAAAGGTAAAAGCAGCACTTTTCACGTTGCATTAATTATCAATATTTTAACAGTCAGAGCCATGAAATATGAGTTCTTCTGAGTTGACCAGCAACTATTTTTGTTCCTCCATATTCTATATCAAGATGCAGAAATTACTAACACTAGTTACAACATATTACAACACAATTTGTACGTCTGTTTGCCTGAAAATGTAGTTATTGTGGAGTTTAGAGGCAATTTGGTGGTGATGCAACAGGTAACACTAAGATCatgtacaataatgtggaaaaaGCTTTATTTTAGAGTGTGCTGCTGAGGATTTCAGAAACTTGATCATTCGTTTGGTCATCGGAGTCTACGTCCTGAGCTGCTGCCACTGTCTCTGCCACACTggcctttctctctgtttcctccCTTTCATCCGGCCAGTGAGAGCTGTCCCTGTTAGGGGATGTTTCACTGCATGATTCCACAAAGATTCTACGAACATTGGGTTTACCCTCTCTGTAAGTGCTCCTCCGCTCATCCAGGCGATACGAGACAGAGGGTGAGTGTGGTAAAGATCGAGGCAGCTCCAGCGGAAGATCCAAATCATTCTGTCGGGTGTAAATTCCCTCGGAAAGCGAGGGTGTCTGACTCTCGCTCTGAACACGCAGCCAGCGATGTGGACCACCAAAATAGCTCCTCTGGGGGTGGCTCTTTGACAGAAGCTTCCTCTTGGTCGGTGGATCTGCCAGGAACTTACACCGAGATGATTTGTCTGTGGACTTGGTGGAGTAAGTGGACAGGGACAGGCCCTCCAGGTCTTTAGTGCAGGACTCTGTTTCTAGGATGGCTGTGGAGCAGGCACTGTATTTAAGGTCATGCATCTGCAGGACATCAGGGGCACTGCCGCTCAGGGCATGTACAGCCTGATGGGAAAGGTCCTGAGCTGAGGAGTAAACGAGGTCCAGGTCCCGTGGGCTCAGAGCATCGCTCGAGTCATagtcactgtctgtggggaggAAGACCTCAGAGCAGCCTTCTTCATCTGAGCCTGGCTGAGAGTCTGAAATGAAGAATGGAAATAATGACCCATTCAAGTCCACCAGCAGTACCATCAAAACACTACGACGGGCATTCAACAGGTTTTAATATTGGAATAtccaatattttttaattttcagcacaaacaaaaatattgtaaaaataatgtgaaaacCCAAAAAGTTTAACATCACTCGATTGACTCTATGAAGCTCGCATAAGAAGTGATCTTTCCCTGGTCAATGTGCTGGACAGTATTGACCAAACTCGCTCTCACAATGTTTCCAAATATTAATCTATCAGATACAAGACattaatacagaaatatttaacTATTGAACAAATACTGAACAAATGTTTACCACTTGTGGCCTTTCTTCTTCTCATCTCAGGAGAGGGCGAGGGGGTTGGTAGGTAGTCTGTATTTGATGAAGTGGAGTCGTTCTTCTGTGTCACAGGCTCAGCACTTGCATCCACCAGCCAAGTGATGGGCACCCCACCTAGAGGGTGTTTATAGCGTGCATACTGCAGAGCATCCGTGATCCACCGGATATCTCGCCACATCTCGTCCATTTGCTATTATAATACAGAGGGCTATTATGAATAGAACTGAAGATACATCCaaaattatttcatttaaaataccAACTCCCGTAGATTAATTGactcagagagacacagaggctATTTTAAAAGTCTTAatgctgattaaaaataaatattaaccaTGACATTACACAACACAACGACTAAAATCATAATTCTTACTGTGTCCATCTTTTCTACATGTTAAATCTGAGTGGTTTAGAATTGCCCTTATGTTTCCCAAACTTCATAAGTTGCTAAAATAAAGTGAGAAGTAGAGTGTGTTTTCAATCAGCGCTGTTCAAATCCACATAGTGAATCTCCTTAATTCCCACTTTCATATTTTCCATTCTTGAAACTTACTATGCAATTGTATTTACAAGGAGCTCATTTCACACGGGAGGGGAAAATGCAGGAAAAAAACTAGGCTGGGTAGAAGAAAAAAGCTGCAATTTGAGCTCCTTCTAGCAAATGCCATGTGAGATCCAACTTATGGGAATGAGGTCTGACACCAAAGGATGACTCCTTTGGAAAGTATGCTGGGGCTAATGACAAAGGAGGGACTAGAGTATGACAAGTGAAATAATATAGAAGGGTTTCTTTCACTCGCAAGAGCGTGCGATTCAACCAATCAGTTTTCATTTTGATGTTATTGGTCCTGCAACAAATTGGGAATCAGTGCTGAAAAGTTGGTGCAGTCTATATGATATCTACTTCATGAGACTCAGCCTTGGCACTTATTTCTTcactatatttttttatttcagacaATTGTTGAACAAACTGGCAGTGTAATTGGTCGGGGGTCGAAATGATTCGCAATTCAAAAACGTACTTTAAAGTTGGTTCTGAGCAAAAATACGGTAAAATAATAAGCGACTCACTCAAATTTAATTCAGATAACATATCATACCTGGCCCATGTAAACTCCAACTAAAGAGTATTTTGTGTCACAGAGGCTTCATCCGTGAATGACACTATTTGCAGcatgtgtttaaaatgcatGTTTTGCGGTCTGTCTGCCTTAGTTCCTTGACAGGACCTCACAGTGGAAAACTTCGCCTCTCACATAAGAGTGGGCCCTTAAGCACTTTCCACCAATGTGCCATTTTGACAGACGTGGCCCTTTTTTCACATGCTTCTTGGTGGAACATTAAAATTTTCGTGCTAATTGATGCCACATTGCATAGCCACACACAGCCACGCAGTCACTAGCACTGATTGGTATTCTTTTTCTCCCCTCATCACTCTTAGGCAGTGTGTAATCTGCGGTTAGAGTGCTGCTTTTTTCCACAGCCTCTTGGATccaacatcacacaaacactcttgTGGTTTTGTGGTCAATCTCAATTAATAGTCCAGACCGTGGTGGTAAAGGGGGATTATTTCAGCCCAGTGCTCTGAACAGACAGCTCTCTTTCAAGTCCTGTTGTAAGACTCTGCTAAGCTGGTATTGAAATTTcaacacaagaaaaacaagtcattttacagtttatatGTCTAGTAGTTATACTTTATGACATCAATAAACTATTCTAATTGGATTATTAGCTTAAGTTGTTTTTGTAGTCTGACGTTTCACAAACTTCAGTGTGTCTGGGAATATGTGTAAAAGCCATCTCCACTCTGTAGCACATTATCAAATCTTTCGTAATTGGCTTTGATCTTAAATATGTGACAGAATGATGAAAGAGCAAGAAAGCCAGTCTAATGTTGAGTTTGCTGTAAAAAATATAAGATAAATACCTGAATAAAGTCCAGTATATGCTGGTGTCTCTGCTTAGCTATTGCAAGTTCAGTGTCAGTGATGGCTTCTCGAAGAGCCTGCTGGGTTATCAAGGCATCCAGGTCAAGCACAGAGGACAGGCGACAATACAGGCTGATGAACTTCTCCTTATATGCACAGAAGTGAACTACATACAGAGAGACATAtacagagaagaaaagagagagattaATCAAAATCTGGTTATA from Hoplias malabaricus isolate fHopMal1 chromosome 3, fHopMal1.hap1, whole genome shotgun sequence carries:
- the nog3 gene encoding noggin-3 → MDTALHFASLCVLLFSLGSRIEEGACQHYLLLRPIPSDSLPVVELKEDPDPVLDPKERDLNETELRAMLGSHFDAQFMAVSAPDEEAGTALGAETDASRARPPGPMPRELRALDLELAGWKKPSKKTRRRLQLWLWSYTFCPVLYAWQDLGSRFWPRYVKVGSCASKRSCSVPEGMLCRPAKSAHFTILRWRCVPRKTAASSAGLRCTWIPVQYPVISECKCSCPT